The genomic stretch GGCCAACCATGGCGTCTACAGCGGATCAGCACCCCACGGCAACACAGAGTACTCCACAACCAGCCGCCTCGTCGTCGCGACCCCAGAGCAGCAACGATGCCCTATCGTCGAGCCCCGTAGAGATGAGGACTCTCCATGCTTCAGGCGCAGGGGCAGCAGCGCCCGCAAACACGGCCACCCATGCCGCCGACGGTCCTTCTCAAGCTGCGATAGCGACACCCGCACCGCCAACTGCTGAGGCCAGCGCCCTGGAGAATGCGCCTGCTGCTCCCTCGTCGTCTGCGAAGCCTGCGCCCCCTACTGCCTTGAATCGCGCAGAGACCGAGGCCATTGGTCCCTCCACAGACACACCAGCCGCAAATCCCGACAACACAAACGGACCGGTGCTGGTCATTATGCTGCTCCTCACTAACGGCGCGAGACATCCGTACAAGATTGAAGAAAAGTACCTCAAGAAGCGCAACATCAGTGTCGAGAACATGGACCCCTACAACATTAGTGTCTACACGCTCAAGGAGCTGATATGGCGAGACTGGCGAGAAGGTAGGCATTGCATGATTTCTGAGACAGCATACCTTGTGTTGCATTACACAGACATCATATTATCCACGCTTCATTTCACCTCCCGACTTCACCCAATACAAGGCTAATTCCATCACACAGAATGGGAGGCCCGACCCGTTTCCCCAGGCTCAATACGATTAATTCATTTCGGTCGAATGCTGGACGACAAATCTCCCATCAAAGGTAAGCACCTCACCTACCAACCAAGTCAAAGCCTCTTGGCGCGCCTTCTTCCATTGTACGGCGCAGTCACTCAATCAAGGCCATGCGCCGAGACGCGCAGCGTTGCATGAACAAATACATCAGTCTGCCTCGCACATGTGCTGACCGTGCCTAGACTGCCGTTTCCAAACAGACACTCCAAACGTGGTTCACATGACGGTCAAGCCGCAAGAAGTGGTCGAGGATGAAGAAAATGCCAAGACTGGCAAGGCCGGGAGCCGGAGAGAGAACGACGACGAACCCACAGCTGGCTGCCGCTGCGTCATCTTATAGACGTGACCCCTGTTTGCGCAAACAATTCGACCGGCTTGTCATCTTCTGACGACACTCTGGACAGTCGTCGAGTACGTACTGCGAGTACTGCACAAGTCTAGACGGAGCCTAATGGACCATTACCGCGTCGACAGCACTTCTTGTGTATTTCCTGGTCATCATAATCAGCCGTTAGGAGCGGCCGGAGAGCGGCGTTCAGGAGCGGAATCGGCATTTCTCTCACTCCACGCATTCTTTTCTTCCTCCGCTCGTGTGCATATGAGAGTTTTAGCAGTCTCGTAGCATGTTCCTTTTATCAGTTATTGTACAAGTACGTACGCTTTCCGTGGCGCAACATACTACTAAGCATGGGAGATTCACGGGTATAGACGGTTTCTGAATAATTAAATACTTGGTCTTGTCATGTCTCGCAATGTGAATATAAGACTACAGTCAAGTGTTTGTCATGGTGGAGTATGACTTGGGAGCTTAGGCGCGTGGACGTGATCCCGAGGTACGTTTCTATGCCGTCATCGCTTAAGCTTCCCCCAAGCTCCGATCCGTCTTCCTGTCTGGGTAAGTGGTACCACCCGCATCACTTCGCACCCAACCCACACGACAAGCCATTGCGAATTGTCCAGAATGGTACTCGAAGATGTCGAGAATACGGCGCCAGAGAGCTTCGGAGATGACCCACAACCCTCCTTAAATGACGCATATTCATCAACGCCCACTTCCAGACCCAACGGCCACCGCTTCGATGCGAGCACCCTCCCACGGCCGCTGCCAGTTATAGGCTCCTTTATGGGTTTTTCCAGTGCCGCAGTGCGCTTCAAAACCGAAACAACACTCAAATTCGCCGAGCAGAAGGTGGGACGTCAATTGAACCCAGAAGAAGCGCAGGCGCTCGCATTCCACATTTACAAACTCGAGCAAACAAAAAGCTATTTCGCCGCTACTGGTGCTATGGCCGGGACATGGCAGTGGTACCGGACCTGGGACAAGATGAAGTATCCCTTCTATCAGCCGAAAGTGGAGGATATTGACAAGAACAAGTTTGGTCCCTTCACTGGCGTACGGGCGCAATTTGCGCGACACGCATGGCGATGGGCACTATACGTAGTCGTCGCAGGACAAATGGGTAGCATTATTGGCCAGCTCATCGCGCAACCGCTTGCTGCCGTCAATACATCTAATGACCCCAAATTGGTCCAGTTCGGCGTCGAGTTAAAGGCCTCATCACATGCTGATCGAAAGAAGAATGAACAAATGGGACGTGAGATTGGGGACAAGCGAAGACAGTTTGAAGAGCAAGTCAAGAATCGTTCCGGTGGTGGTCCGTCGCCGCAACCAAGTTGGGGCAAGCATCCCAAAGCTCAGAATGATGATGACATGAGTCCGACTGCTGGCAACGAAAGCTGGGGGTCTGACGCAGACAGTTGGGAGTCTTTCTCGGAGGAAAAGCCGCAACCAAAACCGCGAACACAAGGACCGCCACCACCAAGCCAAGCCTGGAACCGTCAACCACCCTCACAACGTCAACCAGAGTCTTCATCATCTCTGCCTTTTGACGATGACTCTCCCACTGGTGGCCTCTTCCAGGATGAAGTCAATAACCCTAAACCAGAGTCTCAAGCGCAATCAGGGTCATCATGGGATCGCCTAAGGCGTGGTGATGCGCCAGTACCGCTCCAGACTCCTCGTCGTCAACCTTATCCATCAAGGGCAGTGCCTGAACGCAAGGAGCAACGAGAGGGGTCTACATTGGGAGACTCGTTTTCTTTTGTAGAGGGTGATGAAGAAAGGAGCAGGGAGCGGGAGCGCGCACAGCAAGAGTTTGACGCTAGGATAGAGAAGGAGCGACAAGGGCGCGACTTTAATAGCGACGAGGGGAAGAAGTGGTAAAGAAAGATATTGATGAAGGCAAATTCCAAAAAATGCTAGTAAAAGGGTCGTCCCGCACGTGATCATTCTCGAGCTCCATCGTACATAGTCTAGTGAGTCCGTTATTGTGAGTCCGTGAGGCATTTGCTCGTAACGAACTATACTTACGAGTGGGCTGACAATTGGACCAATCATCATGCACATGTGTTTTAGTCCGGCAGTCAATGATGTATACTAGTACAATGTCACCATACCGTTCCATGGTACACTGTCGCCAGGGGCCTTGAGCGAGCTCTTCTCAAAATATCTTCGTTAGGCGAGGCAGTACCATGGATCTTGACAGGCTCTTGTGTATACAAAATCAGTCTTCCTACCTCCTCATTCTCACTTTCTCACTTACACTCACGCTCACCGGCTCTGGACCCTGACAATTCACGAGCCCGCTTCGACCTACCCTCGCGTCCGCTTCCTATTCGCCACTAAATGGTGAATTTACCTGTGTGCAAACGCGCCAAAATAATCTTCCGTGTAAATTAAATGTCAGAGTATGCTCCCCCCTCCAGCTAACCTCTTGTTACTCAACCCACCGCTTGTCGCCGATGTTTGCGACTCGAACCTTGCCCACGCCAGCCGACCTTGCACTTGCACGACAGTTCTATTACTGGTGCCACTGATACAGAGCTAACTTGTGTTGCATCAGATATTCAAATAGGCGGGACCGACAACTAGATTTCAGGAGCTTTAACCTCATCAGCCTTCACCTCTTGAGCCGTCAGCTCTCGAGGACACACCCACGGCACCATTCCACAACGAagtcctcttcttctttcttgGAAATAACTTCACCCGAGGCCCCAGAGGACACAATATTCCCCTCGCACCAAACCATGGATTGCAACGCCACCCCCAACTACTTCCCGAAATTCCTCACCCTCCCTCTCGAAATCCGCGAGCTCATCTACAGCTTTGCCCTCCGCGCCGATAGACCAATCGCGCCACTCCTCTGCCATACCTCCAACGGCAATCATGTAAAGTTTCACCATAACGACCCTCTGCCCGCTAATCATGGCTCTATCGGCGCCCTCTTCGGCGTCACACGCGCCAGTAAGAAACTGCGTGCCGAATCCTTCGACATCTTCTACACCGCAAATACCTTTTTCGTCGATAGGGAAACCATGACGTATTTCTCGCGGCTGGAATATCTGGGGCGGTTCCACTTGGTGAGGCATGTGCAGTTCAATATGGACCGCTTGAAGGTACATAGGGTTCCGGGGATGCTGAGGTGCATGAATACGTTTCTCAAAGAAGCAGATGTGTATGAAAGGCAGTTGGGAGAGGGCAGACATGTGGGGGAGTCTGCAGAGACCTTGAGGGCGCATCCGCAGTGGAAGTTTTGTGGAGTGGCGCGTTTGAATCCGCTTATCACGTTGAGGAAGTTGGCCGAGTTGAGAGAGGAGAATACGACTACGACTACGGCTTCGACGACCACAACTCCAAACCTCCGAGTCGTCCTTCCGCTGCCCTCCTCCGCCCTGAAGACCCACCCAAACCTAACCTACTTCCCC from Pyrenophora tritici-repentis strain M4 chromosome 1, whole genome shotgun sequence encodes the following:
- a CDS encoding putative Ubiquitin protein, giving the protein MASTADQHPTATQSTPQPAASSSRPQSSNDALSSSPVEMRTLHASGAGAAAPANTATHAADGPSQAAIATPAPPTAEASALENAPAAPSSSAKPAPPTALNRAETEAIGPSTDTPAANPDNTNGPVLVIMLLLTNGARHPYKIEEKYLKKRNISVENMDPYNISVYTLKELIWRDWREEWEARPVSPGSIRLIHFGRMLDDKSPIKDCRFQTDTPNVVHMTVKPQEVVEDEENAKTGKAGSRRENDDEPTAGCRCVIL
- a CDS encoding AF-4 domain containing protein, which codes for MVLEDVENTAPESFGDDPQPSLNDAYSSTPTSRPNGHRFDASTLPRPLPVIGSFMGFSSAAVRFKTETTLKFAEQKVGRQLNPEEAQALAFHIYKLEQTKSYFAATGAMAGTWQWYRTWDKMKYPFYQPKVEDIDKNKFGPFTGVRAQFARHAWRWALYVVVAGQMGSIIGQLIAQPLAAVNTSNDPKLVQFGVELKASSHADRKKNEQMGREIGDKRRQFEEQVKNRSGGGPSPQPSWGKHPKAQNDDDMSPTAGNESWGSDADSWESFSEEKPQPKPRTQGPPPPSQAWNRQPPSQRQPESSSSLPFDDDSPTGGLFQDEVNNPKPESQAQSGSSWDRLRRGDAPVPLQTPRRQPYPSRAVPERKEQREGSTLGDSFSFVEGDEERSRERERAQQEFDARIEKERQGRDFNSDEGKKW